The Gemmatimonadaceae bacterium genome window below encodes:
- a CDS encoding sterol desaturase family protein: MNVFAILQRELIGFFGIAHWMKMSAANDYSSLATYDGFTGAVGPLLPLLLVVELIRALVHKNFKARDYKLIFFTYVLNRVLGSYISIAAMAFSIGLFQPHALFQSRITWYWLIYGYIVWELGHFIYHYLAHKVRLLWCLHSTHHSPESMNLFVSHAHFFLEAPYADVVRTSVCMLLGVSPPLLFVIMFIDGTWGMFIHAGENLIRDGRLGFLNRMLLTPSHHRVHHSRNPLYIDTNFCNLLNVWDRVFGTLQDEHHETPPEYGITRAMKPGSFWDFYFGELVALFVDVKNAPGLRNKLAYIVMPPGWSHTGEHKTASAMRRTLRAGVAELSRVHRTR; the protein is encoded by the coding sequence ATGAATGTGTTCGCCATCCTCCAGCGGGAACTGATTGGGTTCTTCGGCATCGCGCACTGGATGAAGATGTCGGCGGCCAACGACTACAGTTCGTTGGCCACGTACGACGGCTTCACTGGGGCGGTGGGGCCGTTGTTGCCGCTGCTGCTGGTGGTCGAGCTGATACGGGCCCTGGTGCACAAGAACTTCAAGGCGCGGGACTACAAGCTCATCTTCTTCACCTATGTGCTGAATCGCGTGCTGGGGTCATACATCTCAATCGCGGCCATGGCATTCAGCATAGGACTGTTCCAGCCGCACGCGCTTTTCCAGAGCCGCATCACGTGGTACTGGCTCATCTACGGATACATCGTCTGGGAACTGGGTCACTTCATCTACCACTACCTGGCGCACAAAGTCAGGCTGCTGTGGTGCTTGCATTCCACGCACCACTCGCCGGAAAGCATGAACCTGTTTGTGAGTCACGCGCACTTCTTTCTGGAGGCGCCATACGCTGACGTTGTTCGCACGTCGGTGTGCATGCTGCTCGGCGTGAGTCCGCCGTTGCTGTTTGTGATCATGTTCATTGACGGCACCTGGGGGATGTTCATCCATGCCGGGGAAAATCTCATTCGCGACGGGCGCCTGGGATTTCTCAATCGGATGCTGCTGACCCCGTCACACCATCGGGTGCATCATTCGCGGAATCCACTGTATATCGACACCAATTTCTGTAATCTGCTGAACGTGTGGGATCGGGTGTTTGGCACGCTGCAGGACGAACATCATGAGACGCCGCCTGAATACGGCATTACCCGCGCCATGAAGCCCGGGAGTTTCTGGGATTTCTATTTCGGGGAGCTGGTGGCGCTTTTCGTGGACGTGAAGAACGCGCCGGGCCTTCGCAACAAGCTGGCGTATATCGTGATGCCGCCGGGGTGGAGTCACACCGGAGAACACAAGACGGCGTCGGCGATGCGGCGGACGCTGCGGGCAGGGGTGGCTGAGTTGTCCAGAGTCCACAGAACACGTTGA
- a CDS encoding DUF1501 domain-containing protein, translated as MSNHGDYQQRLLQHITRRHFLEVGATGIGAAALASLLGCDMPRGTPLSAVPRDSRDPMAPLVPHFPAKAKRVIFLHMAGAPSQLELFDYKPVLAKLDGQLCPESLLEGKRFAFIKGIPKMLGPQAEFQQHGQSRAWVSDRMPHLAQVVDDIAFLKAMHTDQFNHAPAQLLVHTGGPRLGRPSIGSWVTYGLGTENQNLPGFVVLLSGGTGPDAGASVYGSGFLPSVYQGVQCRSAGDPVLYLSDPKGLPRELRKASLDAINTVNQSQYEAVGDPEITTRIAQYEMAFRMQLSVPEAMDISKEPASVHEMYGTTPGATSYANNCLLARRLAERGVRFIQLFHWGWDSHGAGASEALNAGFKERCKETDRATAALIMDLKQRGLLDETLIVWGGEFGRTPMRENRSGSDNPFVGRDHNNGAFTMWMAGGGIRGGVSHGETDEIGYQGVSGQTDVHDLHATILRLLGFDHERLIHTFQGRNYRLTDTSGQVIREIVA; from the coding sequence ATGTCCAATCACGGCGACTATCAGCAGCGACTGCTGCAGCACATCACCCGTCGACATTTCCTCGAGGTGGGCGCGACGGGTATTGGCGCGGCCGCCCTGGCTTCACTGCTCGGGTGCGACATGCCGCGCGGTACGCCGCTCAGTGCCGTGCCGCGCGACAGTCGAGATCCCATGGCGCCACTGGTTCCGCATTTCCCGGCCAAGGCCAAGCGCGTGATTTTCCTGCACATGGCGGGGGCACCATCGCAACTGGAGCTGTTCGACTACAAGCCTGTGCTGGCGAAGCTCGACGGTCAGCTCTGCCCGGAATCGTTGCTGGAGGGCAAGCGGTTTGCGTTCATCAAGGGCATTCCCAAGATGCTGGGGCCACAGGCCGAGTTCCAGCAGCATGGCCAGTCGCGCGCCTGGGTGTCCGATCGTATGCCGCATCTGGCGCAGGTGGTGGATGACATCGCCTTTCTCAAAGCGATGCATACCGATCAGTTCAATCACGCGCCGGCGCAATTGCTGGTGCACACCGGGGGTCCGCGCCTCGGGCGACCCAGCATCGGGTCGTGGGTCACCTATGGCCTTGGCACCGAGAACCAGAACCTGCCGGGTTTCGTGGTGCTGCTTTCCGGTGGCACCGGCCCCGATGCCGGCGCCAGTGTGTATGGCAGCGGCTTCCTGCCCAGCGTGTACCAGGGCGTGCAGTGTCGCAGCGCCGGCGACCCCGTGTTGTACCTCTCCGATCCGAAGGGTCTCCCGCGCGAATTGCGAAAGGCATCGCTGGACGCCATCAATACGGTAAACCAGAGTCAGTATGAAGCGGTTGGCGACCCCGAGATCACCACCCGCATCGCGCAGTATGAAATGGCGTTCCGCATGCAGCTGTCGGTGCCCGAGGCGATGGATATCTCCAAGGAGCCCGCCTCGGTGCACGAGATGTACGGCACCACCCCTGGCGCGACCTCATACGCCAACAATTGTCTGCTGGCCCGCCGTCTCGCTGAGCGCGGCGTGCGCTTCATCCAGCTGTTTCACTGGGGCTGGGATTCCCATGGGGCCGGTGCGTCGGAAGCGCTCAACGCCGGATTCAAGGAACGCTGCAAGGAGACCGACCGGGCGACGGCGGCGCTGATCATGGATCTCAAGCAGCGCGGTCTGCTGGATGAAACGCTGATCGTCTGGGGCGGCGAGTTCGGGCGGACGCCCATGCGCGAGAATCGCTCAGGGAGCGACAATCCATTTGTCGGACGCGATCACAACAACGGCGCGTTCACGATGTGGATGGCCGGCGGTGGAATCCGCGGCGGCGTGTCACATGGCGAGACCGATGAGATCGGGTATCAGGGCGTCAGCGGCCAAACCGATGTGCACGATCTGCATGCGACCATTCTGCGACTGCTCGGCTTCGATCACGAGCGACTGATTCATACGTTCCAGGGGCGGAACTACCGGCTGACGGACACGTCGGGGCAGGTGATTCGGGAGATTGTCGCGTAA
- a CDS encoding PSD1 domain-containing protein, which translates to MILVGVALLRGRGTLDTFGGTVDFNRDVRPILNRNCVQCHGGVRRQGELSLLFREDALRPAKSGKRAIVPGNPGASEMIRRITHADPHDRMPKGKESLSSHDIAILRRWIAQGATWQDHWAFVKPVAAPLPAVSNSQWPRTDLDRFVLARLDAEHLTPSPEADCNTLARRVSIDLIGLPPTLAQVDAACADGIGGGYGQLVDTLLASPRFGERWATMWLDVARYADSKGYETDPGRPMWPYRDYVINAFNRDLPFDQFTIEQLAGDLLPNPTTEQRVATAFHRNTMTNNEGGTDDEEYRVAAVIDRVNTTWVAWQGTSIGCAQCHGHPYDPIRNNEFYRAFAIFNNSEDWDQFDEYPVLPSFADSSRARGMALFDTLETLRAELDSVARLPELELARRRWEGELSVPAVAGKINGTSLNEVRRIVRTPEAARDVGQRALLRLVFSEVSDHPELKKRREQRGTVNKRFFATKPMLTPVMRDLPPARRRTTRMFERGNFLVQTDVVQPGVPVAIAPALERGAENRLGLAKALVSSQNPLTARVTVNRFWEQLFGVGLVETSEDFGTQGTPPSHPELLDWMALRFSSEQHWRVKTFLRELVLSATYRQSSAASPALHERDPANRLLARGPRFRMSAEQVRDVALAASGLLSDRMFGPSVMPPQPDGVWQRPYSGEKWVIDTGANGHRRALYTLWKRTAPYPSLVTFDSPSHEFSVARRVRTNTPLQALVTLNDPVYTEAAQALAKRMMPGGPLMLDSTHIDGALVMGYRLALQRAPAATALTALRTLYLKSYQYYAAHPAEGAEAAGMAQASPSLAALSVVASSILNLDAFITKE; encoded by the coding sequence GTGATCCTCGTCGGGGTCGCGTTGCTGCGGGGGCGCGGCACACTCGACACCTTTGGCGGAACGGTGGACTTCAACCGGGACGTGCGCCCGATCCTCAACCGCAATTGCGTACAGTGTCATGGTGGCGTTCGCCGACAAGGTGAGCTGAGTCTCCTGTTCCGCGAAGACGCCCTGCGCCCGGCAAAGTCGGGCAAGCGGGCCATCGTGCCCGGCAATCCCGGCGCAAGCGAGATGATCCGGCGCATTACCCATGCCGATCCGCACGACCGAATGCCCAAGGGGAAGGAGTCGTTGTCGTCGCACGACATCGCCATCCTGCGTCGATGGATTGCCCAGGGCGCCACGTGGCAGGACCATTGGGCGTTCGTGAAGCCGGTCGCGGCTCCGCTACCGGCGGTGTCCAATTCGCAGTGGCCTCGCACGGACCTCGATCGCTTCGTCCTGGCCCGATTGGACGCCGAGCATCTGACGCCGTCCCCGGAAGCCGACTGCAATACGCTCGCGCGACGGGTGAGCATCGACCTGATTGGCCTGCCACCCACGCTGGCTCAGGTCGACGCCGCGTGCGCTGATGGCATCGGGGGCGGTTACGGGCAGCTGGTCGACACGCTGCTGGCCTCTCCGCGATTCGGAGAACGGTGGGCCACCATGTGGCTCGACGTCGCCCGCTACGCCGATTCCAAGGGTTACGAAACGGACCCGGGTCGGCCCATGTGGCCGTATCGCGACTACGTCATCAACGCGTTCAACCGTGACCTGCCATTCGATCAGTTCACCATCGAGCAGCTGGCTGGCGATTTGTTGCCGAACCCGACCACGGAACAGCGCGTGGCGACGGCGTTTCACCGCAACACCATGACGAACAACGAGGGCGGCACCGACGACGAGGAGTATCGCGTGGCCGCCGTGATCGATCGGGTGAATACGACATGGGTGGCCTGGCAGGGCACATCGATTGGGTGCGCGCAATGTCACGGGCATCCGTATGATCCGATTCGCAACAACGAGTTCTATCGCGCGTTCGCCATCTTCAACAACAGCGAAGACTGGGACCAGTTCGATGAGTACCCGGTGCTGCCGAGTTTTGCCGACAGCAGCCGCGCGCGCGGCATGGCGTTGTTCGACACGCTGGAGACGTTGCGCGCCGAGTTGGACAGTGTGGCACGATTGCCGGAACTGGAGTTGGCGCGCCGACGTTGGGAAGGCGAGCTGAGTGTCCCGGCGGTGGCGGGCAAGATCAATGGCACATCACTGAACGAAGTGCGGCGCATTGTCCGCACACCGGAGGCCGCGCGCGACGTTGGCCAACGGGCGCTGCTGCGATTGGTGTTCAGCGAAGTGTCCGACCACCCCGAGTTGAAGAAGCGTCGCGAGCAGCGCGGCACGGTCAACAAGCGATTTTTCGCGACCAAGCCCATGCTCACACCCGTGATGCGCGACTTGCCTCCGGCCCGCCGCCGTACCACGCGCATGTTCGAGCGTGGCAATTTTCTGGTGCAAACCGACGTGGTGCAGCCCGGTGTGCCAGTGGCCATCGCGCCGGCGCTCGAGCGCGGCGCCGAGAATCGGCTGGGACTCGCCAAGGCGCTGGTCAGCAGTCAGAATCCCCTCACGGCGCGCGTCACCGTCAACCGATTCTGGGAACAGCTGTTTGGTGTGGGACTCGTGGAAACCAGTGAAGACTTCGGCACCCAAGGCACGCCGCCGTCGCATCCGGAATTGCTGGATTGGATGGCGCTGCGCTTCAGCAGTGAGCAGCATTGGCGTGTCAAGACGTTCCTGCGCGAGCTGGTCCTGTCGGCCACGTACCGACAGAGCTCGGCCGCCTCGCCGGCGTTGCATGAGCGAGATCCGGCCAACCGATTGCTGGCCCGCGGCCCGCGTTTTCGCATGAGCGCCGAGCAGGTGCGCGATGTGGCGCTGGCGGCGTCGGGACTGCTCAGCGACCGGATGTTCGGCCCGAGTGTGATGCCGCCGCAACCCGACGGCGTGTGGCAGCGTCCGTACAGCGGCGAGAAGTGGGTGATTGACACGGGAGCGAACGGGCATCGCCGCGCGCTGTACACGCTGTGGAAGCGCACCGCACCGTATCCGTCGCTGGTCACCTTTGACAGCCCCAGTCACGAGTTCTCGGTGGCCCGGCGCGTGCGCACCAATACGCCGCTGCAGGCGCTGGTCACACTGAATGATCCCGTGTACACCGAGGCGGCACAGGCCTTGGCGAAACGCATGATGCCCGGCGGACCGCTGATGTTGGACAGCACGCACATCGATGGGGCGCTGGTGATGGGCTATCGACTGGCGCTGCAACGCGCCCCGGCTGCTACCGCACTGACGGCACTACGAACCCTGTATCTCAAGTCGTATCAGTACTACGCCGCACACCCGGCGGAGGGTGCTGAGGCGGCGGGCATGGCCCAAGCCAGTCCATCGTTGGCGGCCTTGAGTGTGGTGGCCAGCAGCATTCTCAATCTCGATGCGTTCATCACGAAGGAATAG
- a CDS encoding 6-bladed beta-propeller: MSDRTSTSSSRRDFLASAASAAAFVALPSLRTERVTRDPDDLPVLGHGDFRYTMNHAWAKLPKGKQFGYTHGIVEDRAGRFYIANQSRDAIVVVDAQGNFLSSWGQAYAKGAHGLRLSEENGTEYLYLANTGLGEVVKTTLDGDVVWQAGRPYLAGVYTPERGYSPTESVVGPNGMLYVADGYGQSWIHIYDAKDGKYLDSFGGRGTEPHNLRQPHGISIDTRDGTPKLQVADRGNVRIVNFTLQGKYLGEVVTKTDLRFPCTSLHRGDLMYVPDLYARVSIFDKANKKVADLGDYLEGGSFTGEAQFGTTYPDLKGYPNVPHDKRRQDRFISPHALWVDRAGNIYVVEWIDDGRVTKLTKV, translated from the coding sequence ATGTCCGATCGCACCAGCACGTCCTCATCGCGCCGGGATTTCCTGGCATCGGCCGCCAGTGCCGCTGCGTTCGTCGCCCTCCCTTCGCTGCGTACCGAACGCGTGACAAGGGACCCCGACGATTTGCCGGTACTCGGCCATGGCGACTTCCGCTATACCATGAACCACGCCTGGGCCAAGCTTCCCAAGGGCAAACAGTTCGGGTATACCCACGGCATCGTCGAAGATCGCGCCGGTCGATTCTACATCGCCAACCAGAGCCGCGACGCCATTGTCGTGGTCGACGCCCAGGGGAACTTTCTCTCCTCGTGGGGCCAGGCCTATGCGAAAGGTGCCCATGGCCTGCGCCTCTCCGAGGAGAACGGCACCGAATATCTGTATCTCGCGAATACTGGTCTGGGTGAAGTGGTGAAAACCACGCTTGATGGCGACGTGGTGTGGCAGGCCGGTCGACCGTACCTGGCCGGTGTGTATACGCCGGAGCGCGGATACAGCCCAACGGAATCCGTCGTTGGCCCCAACGGCATGCTGTATGTCGCCGACGGGTACGGACAATCGTGGATTCACATTTACGATGCCAAGGACGGCAAGTATCTCGACTCGTTTGGTGGACGTGGGACCGAACCGCACAATCTTCGCCAGCCGCACGGTATCAGCATCGACACGCGCGACGGCACCCCGAAGTTGCAGGTTGCCGATCGCGGCAACGTGCGCATCGTGAACTTCACGTTGCAGGGCAAGTATCTGGGTGAGGTAGTCACCAAGACCGATCTGCGCTTCCCCTGCACATCGCTCCATCGCGGTGACCTGATGTACGTGCCCGATCTCTATGCGCGCGTTTCGATCTTTGACAAGGCGAACAAGAAAGTGGCTGATTTGGGCGACTACCTCGAAGGGGGGTCGTTCACCGGTGAAGCCCAGTTCGGCACTACGTATCCCGATCTCAAAGGCTATCCGAATGTTCCGCACGACAAGCGTCGACAGGATCGCTTCATCTCGCCGCATGCCTTGTGGGTGGATCGTGCCGGAAACATCTACGTCGTCGAGTGGATTGACGACGGCCGCGTGACGAAGCTGACCAAGGTCTGA
- a CDS encoding aldo/keto reductase — translation MSSFPTRALGCHGLRVSAMGLGCMGMSDFYGEASSRDDAEGIAVMHRAIELGITLLDTADVYGPFTNEALVGRAILDRRDRVVLATKFGILRDPAFPERRGACGRPDYVRSACEASLRRLNTDYIDLYYLHRIDKSVPIEETVGAMSELVREGKVRYLGLSEAGPANLRRAAAVHPISALQSEWSLWTRDWEHDAFPVARELGIGIVPYSPLGRGFLTGRFAAASDLPAGDYRRTSPRFQSEHFDVNRRLVDVVVAMASDKGCTPAQLALAWVMSRGEDVVPIPGTTKIARLEENVGAVHVGLSAAELARLAQMIPADAASGERYPGGMRGLVDKP, via the coding sequence ATGAGCTCATTCCCCACTCGCGCCCTCGGGTGCCACGGTCTCCGCGTCTCGGCCATGGGCCTCGGCTGCATGGGTATGTCGGACTTCTACGGCGAGGCGAGTTCGCGCGACGACGCCGAAGGCATTGCCGTCATGCACCGAGCCATTGAGCTCGGCATCACGCTGCTGGATACCGCCGATGTGTATGGTCCCTTCACCAATGAGGCGCTGGTGGGACGAGCCATCCTTGACCGCCGGGACCGCGTAGTCCTGGCCACCAAGTTCGGCATCTTGCGCGACCCGGCGTTTCCGGAGCGGCGGGGCGCTTGCGGTCGGCCCGACTACGTGCGCTCGGCCTGCGAGGCCTCACTGCGGCGGTTGAATACCGATTACATCGACCTGTACTACCTGCATCGCATCGACAAGAGCGTGCCGATTGAAGAGACCGTCGGCGCAATGTCGGAGTTGGTGAGGGAGGGAAAGGTGCGATACCTCGGGCTCTCGGAGGCAGGTCCGGCGAATCTGCGCCGCGCCGCAGCCGTGCATCCGATCAGCGCGCTGCAATCGGAGTGGTCGCTGTGGACACGCGATTGGGAGCACGATGCGTTCCCGGTGGCCCGCGAACTCGGCATTGGCATTGTGCCGTACAGCCCGTTGGGACGCGGCTTCCTCACGGGGCGTTTCGCGGCAGCCAGTGACTTGCCGGCGGGCGACTATCGTCGGACTTCACCACGCTTTCAGTCGGAGCACTTCGACGTAAATCGCCGACTGGTGGACGTGGTCGTGGCGATGGCGTCGGACAAGGGCTGTACGCCGGCGCAGTTGGCGCTGGCGTGGGTCATGTCGCGCGGAGAGGACGTGGTGCCGATTCCCGGCACGACGAAGATCGCGCGACTGGAGGAGAACGTTGGTGCGGTGCACGTGGGATTGAGCGCGGCAGAGCTGGCGCGACTCGCGCAGATGATCCCCGCGGATGCGGCGTCGGGGGAGCGGTATCCGGGGGGGATGCGTGGGTTGGTGGATAAGCCTTGA
- a CDS encoding GxxExxY protein translates to MDRERASREIVDSAIKVHSAIGPGLLESAYLACLSYELRSRGCRVETQVALPVVYRQARLDAGYRIDMLVEGSVDVEIKAVTKLHAIHSAQLLSYLKLSGKKLGLLLNFHEVRMVNGIRRMVNNL, encoded by the coding sequence ATGGACCGGGAACGAGCGAGCAGGGAAATTGTCGATTCTGCAATCAAGGTTCATTCGGCAATTGGGCCTGGGCTCCTGGAAAGCGCGTACCTTGCTTGTCTCTCGTATGAATTGCGCAGTAGGGGTTGTCGCGTGGAAACACAAGTTGCATTGCCTGTCGTCTATCGGCAGGCTCGGCTCGATGCGGGCTATCGAATCGACATGCTCGTCGAGGGATCAGTGGATGTCGAAATCAAAGCCGTCACCAAATTGCACGCCATCCATTCTGCCCAGCTGCTCTCATACTTGAAGTTGAGCGGTAAAAAGCTCGGACTCCTCCTCAACTTCCATGAAGTCCGCATGGTCAACGGCATCCGGCGCATGGTCAACAATCTGTAG
- a CDS encoding LUD domain-containing protein: MGQTRRANPVSARETILSAIRAAAVPPSPAAPHVTGDIRALNLLERFLQVLASVGGRGVSGDPTRSVNDLIAEIVTDLGVGDRADVVVVPGRCAVAENGSVYVDAADLRERADIVRAEHLILVVPHGALVPTMHDAVRLIPVESACGWFLSGPSKTADIEQSLVIGAQGARTLHVVFDREGREIELVVAPSA, from the coding sequence ATGGGCCAGACGCGCCGGGCGAATCCCGTGAGCGCGCGCGAAACGATCCTGTCGGCCATTCGGGCCGCGGCGGTTCCGCCGTCACCCGCCGCACCGCACGTGACCGGTGATATCCGCGCACTCAACCTGTTGGAGCGGTTCCTGCAGGTCCTCGCCTCGGTCGGCGGGCGCGGTGTCTCGGGTGACCCGACGCGCTCCGTGAACGATCTCATCGCGGAAATTGTCACGGACCTCGGCGTCGGCGATCGCGCCGACGTGGTCGTGGTGCCCGGTCGGTGTGCAGTGGCCGAGAACGGCTCGGTGTACGTCGACGCCGCCGACCTCCGCGAACGCGCCGATATCGTGCGCGCGGAACACCTGATTCTGGTTGTCCCTCACGGCGCACTGGTACCTACCATGCACGATGCCGTGCGCCTGATACCTGTCGAATCCGCTTGCGGTTGGTTTCTGAGCGGACCGTCGAAAACCGCGGACATCGAGCAGTCATTGGTAATTGGAGCGCAGGGCGCCCGCACACTGCATGTGGTGTTCGACCGGGAAGGCCGGGAGATCGAGCTGGTGGTTGCGCCATCCGCGTGA
- a CDS encoding lactate utilization protein, translating to MHRQGVGHPEAAAAFLRDDERAAWHDDALWFVRQRRDRATDLPEWEALREAGSALKAHAMSRLAELLVEFERRATASGVCVHWARDAAEHNAVVRGILRDAKVKRVAKSKSMLTEECGLNSFLEADGIEVVDTDLGERIVQLAHQPPSHIVLPAIHWKKEEIGALFHREMGTPAGESSPDALAAAARVHLRDALLNADAAITGANALVAETGGVVVCTNEGNADLGMHSAPVHIVCVGIEKIIATLDDLGVLLRILARSATGQPITAYTTHVSAPRPGAAMHVVLVDNGRTARLADADMRSALHCIRCGACLNTCPIYRRSGGYSYGHVIPGPIGAILAPAVDLGAHRSLPFASTLCGSCGDVCPVKIDIPGQLLTWRERSATAGALPGGYATIFRQLGRLLSRPVSFARAGWVARSALRTLRTLRFIPGTRVARRWNPWTRPGRDLPLAPRESFREWARRAGRIP from the coding sequence CTGCATCGCCAGGGCGTCGGTCATCCGGAAGCCGCGGCGGCGTTTCTGCGTGATGATGAGCGTGCGGCCTGGCACGACGACGCGCTCTGGTTTGTGCGACAGCGTCGCGATCGGGCGACCGATTTGCCCGAATGGGAAGCGCTGCGTGAAGCGGGATCGGCGCTCAAGGCGCACGCCATGAGTCGCCTGGCCGAATTGCTCGTGGAGTTTGAGCGGCGCGCGACCGCCTCGGGCGTCTGTGTCCACTGGGCGCGCGACGCGGCCGAGCACAATGCCGTGGTACGTGGCATTCTGCGCGACGCCAAGGTGAAGCGCGTGGCCAAAAGCAAGTCGATGCTCACGGAGGAGTGCGGACTCAATTCGTTTCTGGAAGCGGACGGGATCGAGGTGGTCGACACCGATCTCGGCGAACGCATCGTGCAATTGGCGCACCAGCCGCCGTCGCATATCGTGCTCCCTGCCATTCACTGGAAGAAGGAGGAAATCGGCGCGTTGTTCCACCGCGAAATGGGCACACCCGCCGGTGAGTCGTCACCCGACGCACTGGCCGCGGCCGCCCGCGTGCACCTGCGTGATGCATTGCTCAACGCCGATGCCGCCATCACGGGCGCCAACGCGCTGGTGGCCGAAACCGGCGGCGTGGTGGTCTGTACAAACGAGGGCAACGCCGATCTGGGCATGCATTCGGCGCCAGTCCATATCGTGTGCGTGGGCATCGAGAAGATCATCGCCACGCTGGATGATCTTGGTGTGTTGCTGCGCATCCTGGCCCGCAGCGCCACCGGTCAACCCATCACTGCGTACACCACGCACGTCTCCGCCCCGCGACCCGGCGCCGCGATGCATGTGGTGCTGGTGGACAATGGTCGCACGGCGCGACTGGCAGATGCCGACATGCGCAGTGCCCTGCACTGCATTCGCTGCGGCGCGTGTCTCAACACCTGCCCCATCTATCGGCGCAGTGGCGGATACAGCTACGGGCATGTCATTCCCGGGCCCATTGGCGCGATCCTCGCGCCGGCGGTCGATCTCGGTGCCCATCGCAGCCTGCCGTTTGCCTCGACGCTCTGCGGATCGTGCGGCGACGTGTGTCCGGTGAAGATCGACATCCCCGGACAACTCCTGACGTGGCGCGAACGCAGCGCGACGGCCGGTGCGCTCCCCGGAGGCTACGCAACGATCTTTCGCCAACTCGGGCGCCTCTTGTCCAGACCAGTCAGCTTCGCGCGCGCCGGTTGGGTTGCCCGCAGCGCCCTGCGTACTCTGCGTACCCTGCGGTTCATTCCTGGAACTCGCGTCGCGCGCAGATGGAATCCCTGGACGCGCCCCGGTCGCGACCTACCGCTCGCGCCACGCGAGTCATTCCGCGAATGGGCCAGACGCGCCGGGCGAATCCCGTGA
- a CDS encoding (Fe-S)-binding protein, producing the protein MRVALAVPCYVDQLRPSAAQATLVLLERLGCDVNLAFDAPCCGQPMSNAGAVAAARGAATTWATSARPFDVVVMPSGSCTHHVRHHLPSLVSGDAGTHAARVTYELCEFLAGPLGMPQLTGRFAHRVAMHLGCHAQRGLRLGGSSELHQPPSGPMHTLLGALDGLTLVPLDRPDECCGFGGSFAIGEPELSVAMGRDRLTDYTTHQAEVLVSSDPSCLLHLEVIASRSAVPLRTMHIAELLEEATR; encoded by the coding sequence GTGCGTGTAGCACTCGCCGTCCCCTGTTACGTCGACCAGCTTCGGCCGTCGGCGGCGCAGGCGACGCTCGTGCTGCTTGAGCGACTGGGCTGCGACGTCAATTTGGCGTTTGACGCACCCTGCTGCGGGCAACCCATGAGCAATGCAGGTGCCGTTGCCGCGGCGCGCGGCGCGGCGACGACGTGGGCCACCAGCGCGCGACCGTTCGACGTGGTGGTCATGCCGTCAGGGAGTTGCACCCATCATGTGCGACACCACCTGCCTTCGTTGGTGTCCGGTGACGCGGGCACTCACGCGGCTCGCGTCACCTACGAGTTGTGCGAGTTTCTCGCCGGACCGCTTGGCATGCCGCAACTCACCGGTCGCTTTGCCCATCGTGTGGCCATGCATCTGGGCTGTCATGCACAGCGCGGACTGCGACTGGGCGGGTCGTCCGAATTGCATCAGCCACCCAGTGGCCCCATGCACACGCTGCTCGGTGCATTGGACGGCCTGACGCTGGTGCCGCTGGACCGCCCGGACGAATGCTGCGGGTTTGGGGGGTCATTCGCGATTGGAGAGCCCGAGCTGTCCGTGGCCATGGGCCGCGACCGGCTGACGGACTACACGACGCACCAAGCCGAGGTGCTGGTGAGCAGTGATCCGTCGTGTCTGTTGCATCTCGAAGTCATCGCCAGTCGCAGTGCTGTTCCCCTGCGCACCATGCACATTGCCGAGTTGCTGGAAGAGGCGACCCGGTGA
- a CDS encoding L-rhamnose mutarotase yields MSQGQLQRWCLALDLKDDSALIAEYSRLHERIWPEIAASIRDAGIESMEIWRTGNRLTMVMSTNEHFNAAAKSVADAANPKVAEWEALMWRFQQPLPWADPGQKWVPMTKIFDLVEQP; encoded by the coding sequence ATGAGCCAGGGCCAACTCCAGCGCTGGTGTCTTGCGCTCGACCTCAAGGACGATTCCGCCCTGATCGCGGAATACAGTCGTCTGCACGAGCGAATCTGGCCGGAGATAGCCGCCAGCATTCGGGATGCCGGTATTGAAAGCATGGAGATCTGGCGTACCGGCAATCGACTGACCATGGTCATGTCGACCAACGAGCACTTCAACGCGGCCGCGAAGAGCGTGGCCGATGCGGCCAACCCGAAGGTGGCGGAGTGGGAAGCGTTGATGTGGCGCTTCCAGCAACCATTGCCGTGGGCGGACCCGGGGCAGAAGTGGGTACCGATGACGAAGATCTTCGATCTCGTTGAGCAACCGTGA